A DNA window from Flavisolibacter ginsenosidimutans contains the following coding sequences:
- the mce gene encoding methylmalonyl-CoA epimerase has product MRKVEHIGIAVKSLSASVPLFEKLLNTSCYKTETVESEAVATAFFQHGETKIELLESTKEDGVIQKFVDKKGEGLHHIAFDVEDIVAEMARLKSEGFVLLNETPKPGADNKLVCFLHPKGTNGVLIELCQERKQTGSKQ; this is encoded by the coding sequence ATGCGTAAGGTTGAACACATTGGCATCGCGGTAAAATCGTTGTCGGCTTCCGTGCCGCTGTTTGAAAAACTACTGAACACATCTTGCTACAAAACCGAAACCGTGGAAAGCGAAGCCGTAGCCACCGCATTTTTTCAGCATGGCGAAACGAAGATTGAATTGCTGGAATCAACAAAAGAAGACGGCGTGATTCAAAAATTCGTTGACAAAAAAGGCGAAGGCCTTCACCACATTGCTTTTGACGTAGAAGATATTGTGGCAGAAATGGCACGCTTGAAAAGCGAAGGCTTTGTTCTGCTAAACGAAACACCAAAACCCGGCGCGGACAATAAACTTGTTTGCTTTCTTCATCCAAAGGGCACTAACGGCGTGTTGATTGAATTGTGCCAGGAACGGAAACAAACAGGCAGTAAGCAATAG
- the gldG gene encoding gliding motility-associated ABC transporter substrate-binding protein GldG: MWPICKKELRQAFSSLTGYIAIVVFLLANGLQLFVLRNNILEFGYATLDPFFSFAPWILLFLISAITMRSFSDEFKSGTFEILGTRPLSRWQIVTGKFFGAFVVALIALLPTLVYYFTINHLAATTGIDSGAAIGSYLGLILLTGLFTAIGVCASSFTTNAVVAFIISLIACVLFYYGFSALSELPLFQNGADYYIEMLGINFHYQSISRGVIDTRDVIYFLGFILFFLLLTQQSLSKRWLKNRKRNTLWWIGLLAGLVAINFLASVFHARFDLTQEKRYSLTSTTKDLLRNLQSDVVIDVFLKGDFPADFRKLSNATQEFLTVLKDANPARVKYRFVSPDEDAGNGKTWGDSLRSAGLGPINVKAQVKAGEESKYIYPYALLRVGNQIEVVNLFLSNKPDVTPKDLNNAEAMMEYGFAKSLDKVTNPQVRAIAYAVGNGEPVDNRIYDLQQITAADYRMRPFDLNVFPYIPKEATVLLMVKPANGFSEAEKLKIDQYMMNGGKVLMFIDNLHAEQDSLSFKRELIAYDRNLNLTDLLFNYGARINADLVMDLQCDFLPFAVGGTADKPQYEFLHWNYYPLFETRNNHPINKNLGLVAGRFVNSMDTVEAEGIKKTYLLQSSNNSRTISTPALISTNENRNAPEDAKFKKNGIPVAVLLEGKFSSLYKDRVSKAQMDSLAQSGGFKENSGADGKMIVVADGDMVLNDVSNKQGPLPMGMNLFTMGSQYEYPFANRDFLLNCLEYLTSKSSIIATRDKEIVLRLLDPKKTEAEKSKWQLVNIALPFALVIFFGIIYQSLRRRRFAS, translated from the coding sequence ATGTGGCCCATTTGTAAAAAAGAACTCCGCCAAGCCTTTAGCTCGCTCACCGGTTACATCGCCATCGTTGTTTTTTTGCTGGCAAACGGCCTGCAGTTGTTTGTGCTGCGAAACAACATCCTGGAGTTTGGCTACGCTACACTGGATCCTTTTTTTTCCTTTGCGCCCTGGATTTTGCTGTTTTTAATTTCGGCCATTACCATGCGCAGCTTTTCGGATGAATTCAAAAGCGGCACCTTCGAAATTTTGGGAACGCGGCCGCTTAGCCGCTGGCAGATTGTAACGGGCAAGTTCTTTGGTGCTTTCGTCGTGGCGCTGATTGCGCTTTTGCCGACGCTTGTTTACTACTTTACCATCAATCATCTTGCGGCCACAACGGGCATTGATTCCGGTGCGGCCATTGGTTCTTATCTCGGTCTTATTTTACTCACGGGATTGTTTACGGCCATTGGTGTTTGTGCCAGCAGCTTTACCACCAATGCGGTGGTGGCTTTCATCATCAGCCTCATTGCCTGCGTGCTTTTTTATTACGGTTTCAGTGCGCTGAGCGAATTGCCGCTCTTTCAAAACGGTGCGGATTATTATATCGAAATGCTCGGCATCAACTTTCATTACCAAAGCATTAGCCGCGGCGTAATTGACACGAGAGATGTAATTTATTTTCTCGGCTTCATTCTTTTCTTTTTACTTCTTACCCAACAAAGCCTTAGCAAACGATGGCTGAAAAACCGAAAACGAAACACGTTGTGGTGGATTGGCTTATTGGCAGGTTTGGTAGCAATAAATTTTCTGGCTTCTGTTTTTCATGCCCGCTTTGATTTAACGCAGGAGAAGCGTTATTCACTTACGTCAACCACGAAGGATTTGCTGCGCAACCTGCAATCGGACGTGGTGATTGACGTGTTTTTGAAAGGCGATTTTCCGGCGGACTTTCGTAAGTTGAGCAACGCCACGCAAGAGTTTTTGACGGTGTTGAAAGACGCTAATCCGGCCCGCGTTAAATACCGTTTTGTTTCGCCCGATGAAGATGCGGGCAATGGCAAAACCTGGGGCGATTCTCTGCGCAGTGCCGGTCTCGGTCCCATCAACGTAAAGGCACAGGTAAAAGCCGGGGAAGAATCGAAATACATTTATCCTTATGCTTTGCTACGCGTGGGCAATCAAATCGAAGTCGTCAATCTTTTTCTGAGCAATAAGCCTGACGTTACGCCAAAAGACCTTAACAACGCCGAAGCGATGATGGAATACGGCTTTGCCAAAAGCTTGGACAAGGTGACGAACCCGCAAGTCAGAGCCATTGCTTACGCGGTGGGAAATGGCGAGCCCGTGGACAACCGCATTTACGATCTGCAGCAAATAACCGCGGCCGATTATCGCATGAGGCCTTTTGACCTGAACGTTTTTCCGTACATACCAAAAGAAGCAACGGTGCTGTTGATGGTAAAGCCGGCGAATGGATTCAGCGAAGCCGAAAAGCTAAAGATTGATCAATACATGATGAACGGCGGCAAGGTGTTGATGTTTATTGACAACCTGCACGCCGAACAGGACAGCCTGAGTTTTAAACGCGAGTTGATTGCTTACGACCGGAATCTGAACCTTACTGATTTGTTGTTTAATTACGGTGCCCGCATCAACGCCGATCTTGTGATGGATCTTCAATGCGACTTCCTCCCTTTTGCCGTAGGTGGCACAGCAGACAAGCCGCAGTACGAATTTTTGCACTGGAATTATTACCCGCTTTTCGAAACCCGAAACAATCATCCCATCAACAAAAATCTTGGGCTTGTAGCCGGCCGTTTTGTGAACTCGATGGACACCGTAGAAGCCGAAGGAATTAAAAAAACATACTTGCTGCAAAGCAGCAACAACTCCCGTACCATCAGTACACCGGCGCTCATTTCAACCAACGAAAACCGCAACGCACCCGAAGACGCGAAGTTTAAAAAGAACGGCATTCCCGTTGCCGTTTTGCTCGAAGGAAAATTTTCTTCGCTGTACAAAGACCGCGTTAGCAAGGCGCAGATGGACAGCCTTGCGCAATCGGGCGGCTTTAAGGAGAACAGCGGTGCGGACGGTAAAATGATCGTTGTTGCCGACGGCGACATGGTATTAAACGATGTGTCGAACAAGCAAGGACCTTTGCCCATGGGCATGAACTTATTTACAATGGGTTCGCAATACGAATACCCTTTTGCCAACCGGGATTTTTTACTGAATTGTTTGGAATATTTAACGAGCAAATCAAGCATCATTGCTACACGCGATAAAGAGATCGTGTTGCGCCTTCTCGACCCCAAAAAAACCGAAGCCGAAAAAAGCAAGTGGCAACTGGTGAACATTGCTTTGCCCTTTGCGCTGGTGATTTTTTTCGGCATAATTTACCAGAGCCTTCGCCGCCGGCGCTTTGCTTCATAA
- a CDS encoding TerC/Alx family metal homeostasis membrane protein, with amino-acid sequence MTVDQLTYLVFGCVLLVAVVVDLGLLSKRSTEINIKKAFGQTLFWVLLAFGFFGFLWWKEGNVTALEYLSAYLMEWSLSIDNIFVFILIFSFFKIRSDHVARALLIGIMMAIVLRVIFITVGVVLVEKFDWILYIFGAFLIYTGIKIFTVKEEGGFDPETNPVYRLLNKVVPIYHHDVSGKFSVKRNGKRYFTNMFVVIVLLATTDIVFALDSIPAVFAISQDRLVIYTSNIFAVLGLRSLFFLLRGAVARFEYLQQGIAIVLIFIGGKMLAEEWLHRYLTKNQLVLISLLVIVLCLVGSIVYSLQASRRKKNENDLI; translated from the coding sequence ATGACGGTGGATCAACTTACGTACTTGGTATTTGGATGTGTTTTACTCGTTGCCGTTGTAGTTGATTTGGGCTTGCTGAGCAAGCGGTCAACGGAGATCAACATCAAAAAAGCCTTTGGGCAAACCTTGTTCTGGGTTTTGCTGGCCTTTGGCTTCTTCGGCTTTTTGTGGTGGAAGGAAGGCAATGTAACGGCACTCGAATACCTGAGCGCTTACCTGATGGAATGGAGCCTGAGTATTGACAACATTTTTGTTTTCATTCTCATCTTCAGCTTTTTTAAAATCCGCTCCGATCACGTGGCCCGCGCCTTGCTCATCGGCATCATGATGGCCATTGTATTGCGTGTAATTTTTATTACGGTAGGAGTGGTGTTGGTCGAAAAGTTTGATTGGATACTTTACATCTTCGGCGCTTTTCTCATTTATACCGGCATTAAAATTTTTACCGTTAAGGAAGAAGGCGGATTCGATCCGGAAACCAATCCCGTCTACCGTTTGCTGAACAAAGTTGTTCCCATTTACCATCACGATGTGAGTGGAAAATTTTCCGTAAAACGAAACGGCAAACGTTATTTCACCAACATGTTTGTGGTAATTGTTTTGTTGGCCACAACGGACATTGTGTTTGCGCTCGACAGCATTCCGGCCGTGTTTGCCATTAGCCAGGACAGGCTGGTGATTTATACCTCAAACATTTTTGCAGTGCTTGGCTTGCGTTCCTTGTTTTTTCTTCTGCGCGGCGCGGTGGCCCGTTTCGAATATTTGCAGCAGGGCATTGCCATCGTACTCATTTTTATTGGCGGCAAAATGCTGGCCGAAGAATGGCTGCATCGTTATCTTACCAAAAACCAACTGGTGCTTATATCGCTTTTGGTGATTGTGCTGTGTCTGGTTGGTTCCATTGTTTATTCGCTCCAGGCTTCGCGTAGAAAGAAAAATGAAAATGATTTGATTTGA
- a CDS encoding HesB/IscA family protein, with product MMTTATFENAITITEKAKEQIRKLMTDAGQTDSSYFLRVSVVGGGCSGLSYKMDFDNEIKPADQVFDNKDLKIVTDLKSFLYLVNTELDYSDGLNGKGFHFINPNASRTCACGESFAV from the coding sequence ATGATGACAACAGCAACATTTGAAAATGCAATAACGATAACCGAGAAAGCCAAAGAGCAAATTCGCAAGCTCATGACCGATGCGGGCCAAACCGATTCCTCGTATTTTTTGCGGGTAAGCGTGGTGGGCGGCGGTTGCTCGGGACTAAGCTATAAAATGGATTTTGACAACGAAATCAAACCTGCCGACCAGGTTTTTGACAACAAAGACCTTAAAATCGTGACCGACCTGAAAAGTTTTTTGTACCTCGTAAACACCGAGCTTGATTACAGCGACGGGTTGAACGGCAAGGGCTTTCATTTCATCAATCCAAACGCCAGCCGCACCTGCGCCTGCGGCGAAAGCTTTGCAGTGTAA
- a CDS encoding IscS subfamily cysteine desulfurase, with product MLHLPIYLDHNATTPCDPRVVDTMLPYFSQSFGNAASRHHSFGWQAQAAVDQGREQVAQLINAEPTEIIFTSGATEAVNLAIKGVYETYNSKGAHIITCSIEHKAVLDTCKHLEKKGADVTYLPVNEKGLVNVEELEAAIKSTTILIAIMYANNEIGTIQPVAEIGRIAKEKNVLFFSDATQAVGKIPVDVIRDNSDLLALSAHKFYAPKGVGALYVRRKAPRVKLTAQMDGGGHERGLRSGTLNVPGIAGLGKACQLCLDETQKDAAHTSRLRDKLEKALLKIEGTSVNGDAKSRLPQITNLSFAGVDSEGLLMALGKEIALSSGSACTSGSLEPSYVLKALGLSNEAAHGSLRFGLGRSTTEEEIDYTIEKVSAAVQDLRGLNPFWKEVSAKLKR from the coding sequence ATGCTTCATCTCCCAATTTATCTTGACCATAACGCCACCACGCCCTGCGACCCAAGGGTAGTGGATACGATGCTGCCTTATTTCTCGCAAAGCTTTGGCAATGCTGCAAGCCGCCATCATTCTTTTGGCTGGCAGGCCCAAGCCGCCGTTGACCAGGGAAGAGAACAAGTGGCGCAGTTAATCAATGCCGAACCAACCGAAATCATTTTTACCTCGGGAGCAACCGAAGCGGTTAACCTTGCCATCAAGGGTGTTTACGAAACATACAATTCAAAAGGGGCTCACATCATCACCTGCAGCATCGAACACAAGGCGGTTTTGGATACCTGCAAGCATTTGGAAAAGAAAGGCGCGGACGTAACGTATCTGCCCGTGAACGAAAAAGGTTTGGTCAACGTGGAAGAACTCGAAGCAGCAATCAAGTCAACAACAATTCTCATTGCCATCATGTACGCCAACAACGAAATTGGAACGATTCAACCCGTTGCCGAAATTGGCCGCATCGCCAAAGAAAAAAACGTTTTGTTTTTTAGCGATGCCACGCAGGCCGTTGGTAAAATTCCGGTTGATGTAATTCGCGACAACAGTGACTTGTTGGCCTTGAGTGCCCATAAATTTTACGCGCCAAAAGGCGTGGGCGCCTTGTACGTTCGGCGAAAAGCACCGCGGGTAAAGTTGACGGCGCAAATGGACGGCGGCGGTCACGAACGCGGCCTGCGCAGCGGCACGCTCAACGTTCCGGGCATTGCCGGTTTGGGTAAGGCTTGTCAACTTTGTTTAGATGAAACGCAAAAGGATGCGGCGCACACAAGCCGCCTGCGCGACAAGCTTGAAAAGGCCTTGTTGAAAATTGAAGGAACGTCTGTTAACGGTGATGCAAAAAGCCGCTTGCCGCAAATCACCAATCTTTCTTTTGCCGGCGTGGACAGCGAAGGCTTGCTAATGGCGTTGGGAAAAGAAATTGCGCTGTCTTCCGGCTCGGCCTGCACATCGGGTTCGCTGGAGCCTTCTTATGTTTTGAAAGCATTGGGCTTGAGCAACGAAGCCGCACACGGTTCGCTGCGCTTTGGCTTGGGCCGTTCCACCACCGAAGAGGAAATTGATTACACCATCGAGAAGGTTTCGGCAGCGGTGCAAGACCTTCGCGGGTTAAATCCGTTTTGGAAAGAAGTAAGCGCAAAACTCAAACGTTAA
- a CDS encoding cupin domain-containing protein, producing the protein MTAPEIIRQLNLNPHPEGGFYKEVYRAKGTIKEQALPSSFGGERNYSTSIYYLLQKGDYSAFHRIKSDELWHFYAGGTLLIHCLSKESGYTCLQLGNNFAKGESFQFVVPAGAWFAAEPAVDTPFTLAGCTVSPGFDFSDFEMANKESLLQQFPHHKAIINRLCR; encoded by the coding sequence ATGACAGCACCCGAAATCATTCGTCAACTAAATCTGAACCCGCACCCCGAAGGCGGCTTTTACAAAGAAGTTTACCGCGCAAAAGGCACGATAAAAGAACAGGCCTTGCCGTCTTCCTTCGGCGGCGAAAGAAATTATTCCACTTCTATTTACTACCTGCTGCAAAAAGGCGATTACTCGGCTTTTCACCGCATTAAAAGCGACGAGCTTTGGCATTTTTATGCTGGCGGAACGTTGCTCATTCATTGCCTGAGTAAAGAAAGCGGTTACACGTGCTTGCAACTGGGAAACAATTTTGCGAAAGGCGAGAGCTTTCAATTTGTTGTTCCGGCCGGTGCCTGGTTTGCTGCCGAACCCGCAGTGGATACACCCTTTACGCTTGCCGGTTGCACCGTTTCGCCGGGTTTTGATTTTAGTGATTTTGAAATGGCAAATAAAGAAAGCTTGCTGCAGCAGTTCCCGCATCACAAAGCAATCATTAATCGCTTGTGCCGCTGA